A stretch of DNA from Cellulomonas fengjieae:
ATCCCGGCGAAGGCGACGTACCGGTCGGGACTTCCGACCCGCGCACGAGGCGGGGGTCTGCGGGGCACAATGGACCGGCGATGGTCGGTTGCGGCGGGCGGCACCGTCGGGCCGAGGACGCGAGGAGGCACTGTGGGTGACACGACGATGTCGTCGGCTGACGTGGACGACGTCGACGACGTGGACGACCTCGACGACGTCGACGACCTCGACCCCGATCCCGACCTGCTGCAGCCCTCCTCGTACGCCTGGCGGGCCCGCACCGCGGTCGAGATGGTCCTCTCCGGCCTGATCGGGCTGGTGGCGTCCTTCGTGCTCTCGATCGAGGCCGTCACGCTCGCGGGCAACCCCGACGCGACCTTCGGCTGCGACATCAACTCGGTGATCAGCTGCAGCATCGTCGCGCAGAGCTGGCAGGCCTCGCTGTTCGGGTTCCCCAACGCGTTCCTCGGGATCGCTGCCGAGGCCGTCGTCATCACGGTCGCGATCGCGATCCTCGGCGGGGTGCGGTTCCCGCGCTGGTTCATGCTGGGCGCGCAGGCGGTCTACACGCTGGGGTTCCTGTTCGCGTGGTGGCTGTTCTTCGAGGCCTTCTTCGTCATCAAGGCGCTCTGCCCCTGGTGCCTGCTGATCACGGTCACGACGACGCTGGTGTGGGCGGGACTGACCCGGTTGAACGTGCGCGACCGCGTCCTGTCGCTCCCCGGCAGCTGGGGTCCCGCCGGCCGGCGGTTCGTCGCGCACGGCAACGACTGGTTCGTGACCGCCGCCCTCATCGTGCTGCTCGCGGTCGCG
This window harbors:
- a CDS encoding vitamin K epoxide reductase family protein, which produces MGDTTMSSADVDDVDDVDDLDDVDDLDPDPDLLQPSSYAWRARTAVEMVLSGLIGLVASFVLSIEAVTLAGNPDATFGCDINSVISCSIVAQSWQASLFGFPNAFLGIAAEAVVITVAIAILGGVRFPRWFMLGAQAVYTLGFLFAWWLFFEAFFVIKALCPWCLLITVTTTLVWAGLTRLNVRDRVLSLPGSWGPAGRRFVAHGNDWFVTAALIVLLAVAILARYGSTILA